One part of the Podarcis muralis chromosome 3, rPodMur119.hap1.1, whole genome shotgun sequence genome encodes these proteins:
- the FABP7 gene encoding fatty acid-binding protein, brain produces the protein MVEAFCATWKLIDSQNFDEYMKALGVGFATRQVGNVTKPTVIICQEGGKVVIKTQSTFKNTEISFNLGEEFDETTADDRNCKSVVTMDGDKLVHVQKWDGKETNFVREIKDGKMVMTLTFGDIVAVRQYEKA, from the exons ATGGTCGAGGCATTCTGTGCTACCTGGAagctgattgacagccagaaCTTTGATGAGTACATGAAGGCACTGG GAGTTGGCTTTGCTACTCGCCAAGTTGGGAATGTGACCAAACCAACTGTGATCATCTGCCAGGAAGGAGGCAAGGTGGTGATCAAAACCCAGAGTACCTTCAAGAACACAGAAATCAGCTTCAACCTGGGAGAAGAATTTGATGAAACTACCGCAGATGACAGGAACTGCAAA TCAGTGGTGACCATGGATGGTGATAAGTTAGTTCATGTACAGAAATGGGATGGCAAAGAGACAAACTTCGttagagaaatcaaagatggTAAAATGGTCATG ACCCTCACCTTTGGTGATATTGTTGCTGTTCGTCAGTATGAAAAAGCATAG